A genomic window from Coffea eugenioides isolate CCC68of unplaced genomic scaffold, Ceug_1.0 ScVebR1_2337;HRSCAF=3350, whole genome shotgun sequence includes:
- the LOC113756442 gene encoding uncharacterized protein LOC113756442: MAALQQPDGAVGDAPPPSKSFAAVVTTSNGVEAFHPRTISTYRGKPALRIAKKEILQLARPFQHALVGKFSYSRPPMETVRKFFLSLGLKGDCAVALLDANHVLIRPTMKEDYARLLIRRTWFIKSSPMTISKRSFDFKANKKVTIVPVWVSFLGLPLPFFRRNPLNKLASVLGRLLKIDAATGDLRRPSVVRVLVEIDIARTPVKKIWIGDEKYGFWQHVEYESWPAFCSFCERFGHVQ; the protein is encoded by the coding sequence ATGGCAGCACTTCAGCAGCCGGATGGGGCTGTGGGAGATGCGCCGCCCCCATCGAAGAGCTTCGCGGCTGTGGTAACAACCAGCAATGGTGTTGAGGCTTTCCATCCAAGGACTATCTCTACGTATAGGGGGAAACCCGCCCTCAGAATAGCAAAGAAGGAAATCTTGCAATTGGCACGTCCTTTCCAGCACGCACTAGTGGGCAAATTCTCATACAGTAGACCTCCTATGGAGACTGTAAGGAAGTTTTTCCTGTCGCTAGGGCTGAAGGGGGATTGTGCGGTGGCCTTGTTGGATGCGAACCATGTCCTCATCAGGCCAACAATGAAGGAGGATTATGCTAGGTTATTAATACGTCGCACGTGGTTCATAAAGAGCTCGCCTATGACAATCTCCAAACGGTCTTTCGATTTCAAAGCCAACAAAAAAGTAACGATCGTTCCTGTGTGGGTAAGTTTTCTAGGCCTGCCATTACCATTTTTTAGAAGGAACCCACTCAATAAGCTGGCTTCTGTCTTGGGACGACTACTGAAGATTGACGCAGCTACGGGTGATCTGAGGAGGCCGTCTGTCGTAAGGGTGTTGGTGGAGATCGATATAGCCCGCACACCTGTGAAAAAGATCTGGATAGGTGATGAGAAGTATGGTTTCTGGCAGCACGTGGAATACGAGAGTTGGCCAGCGTTCTGCTCCTTCTGTGAGAGGTTTGGCCATGTCCAATAG